In a single window of the bacterium genome:
- a CDS encoding MBL fold metallo-hydrolase translates to MARRQEQETARGEVTEVDRNILRMELPIQLPGLGHVNCYAIVDSEGAAIVDPGLPGPSSWRALQDRLKQAGLATRNIHSVIITHSHPDHFGGAARFAKEAGAQVIAHRQFSFGPMAAAEQKPEVSVEDVTAQSEAREQDVENDEDSDTRDLPSTPHSHSHSGGSTMQWSEKTPWGGVRPRPPLKTRLRWRVLKAFGRTSIVPNISHPVDHGDVVHLGGREWFVVHTPGHTPDHFCLHDPVDGVFLAGDHVLPTITPHISGLGGSEDNLSSFFYSLDRVSELSHVQKVLPAHGHPFSDLRERSLAIKRHHFDRLDKIKEIAREIGPGTVEAFSKQLFKERSWGPMAESETFAHLEHLRIAGEAERHSDEEGCYVYVI, encoded by the coding sequence TTGGCGAGAAGACAGGAACAGGAAACAGCACGGGGTGAGGTCACGGAAGTCGACCGCAACATCTTGCGGATGGAACTTCCGATTCAATTGCCCGGCCTGGGTCATGTGAACTGTTATGCCATCGTGGATTCAGAAGGTGCGGCCATTGTGGATCCGGGCCTTCCGGGTCCATCATCGTGGCGCGCGCTACAGGATCGCTTGAAGCAGGCGGGCCTGGCGACGCGCAATATCCACTCGGTGATCATCACGCATTCACACCCGGATCACTTCGGTGGAGCGGCGCGCTTTGCGAAGGAGGCCGGCGCACAGGTGATCGCGCATCGGCAGTTTTCTTTCGGTCCCATGGCAGCCGCCGAGCAGAAGCCGGAAGTCTCGGTCGAAGATGTGACCGCACAGAGCGAGGCCCGGGAGCAGGACGTCGAGAACGACGAAGACAGCGATACCCGCGATCTCCCTTCGACACCTCACTCCCATTCGCACTCCGGTGGATCCACGATGCAATGGAGTGAAAAGACGCCCTGGGGTGGCGTGCGTCCGCGTCCACCCCTCAAGACCCGTCTGCGCTGGCGAGTACTGAAGGCGTTCGGTCGCACATCCATCGTTCCGAATATCTCCCATCCGGTCGATCACGGCGACGTCGTGCACCTGGGCGGGCGTGAATGGTTCGTGGTGCACACACCCGGCCATACGCCGGATCACTTCTGCCTGCACGATCCGGTCGACGGTGTGTTCCTGGCCGGGGACCACGTCCTGCCGACCATCACACCCCATATCTCGGGCCTCGGTGGATCGGAAGACAATCTCAGTTCGTTCTTCTACTCGCTGGACCGCGTCAGCGAACTGTCCCATGTCCAAAAGGTTCTTCCGGCACACGGCCACCCGTTCTCGGATCTGCGCGAGCGCAGTCTGGCCATCAAGCGCCACCACTTCGATCGGCTCGACAAGATCAAGGAGATCGCTCGCGAGATCGGCCCGGGTACCGTCGAAGCCTTCTCCAAGCAGTTGTTCAAGGAGCGAAGCTGGGGCCCCATGGCGGAAAGCGAAACCTTCGCGCACCTGGAGCATCTGCGAATCGCCGGGGAAGCGGAGCGCCATAGCGATGAGGAAGGCTGCTACGTGTATGTAATCTAG
- the msrB gene encoding peptide-methionine (R)-S-oxide reductase MsrB has product MADKVEKSDTEWRAELTPDQYEVTRQQGTEQAFTGKYHDCKIPGTYECVGCRAELFSSEAKYDSGTGWPSFFEPIEPGCVAEHEDHSRGIVRIEVKCKRCEAHLGHVFPDGPQPTGMRYCMNSAALLLKQEG; this is encoded by the coding sequence ATGGCAGACAAAGTCGAAAAGTCGGATACAGAGTGGCGTGCTGAATTGACTCCAGACCAGTACGAAGTCACGCGCCAGCAGGGAACCGAACAGGCTTTCACGGGCAAGTACCACGACTGCAAGATTCCGGGAACCTACGAGTGCGTGGGCTGCCGTGCCGAGTTGTTCAGTTCGGAAGCGAAGTACGACTCTGGAACGGGATGGCCCAGCTTCTTCGAGCCGATTGAGCCGGGATGCGTCGCGGAACACGAAGACCATAGCCGCGGAATCGTACGCATCGAAGTAAAATGCAAGCGCTGCGAAGCCCACCTGGGGCATGTCTTTCCCGATGGCCCCCAGCCGACGGGGATGCGCTACTGCATGAATTCCGCAGCTCTTCTGCTGAAGCAAGAGGGCTAG
- a CDS encoding FKBP-type peptidyl-prolyl cis-trans isomerase produces the protein MSQPRTINSRILLAAVLACGACSPQPVTQSPTTDEEKTFYALGLHIAQTFSQFDLTEEELPLVEMGFRDGTLGKEPVVSGEGYGGKLNAMLKKRRATAAAEERKRSAVFLSLRASDPSSIKGDEGWVRQTVKEGTGSVIRKQDIVSVVYEGTLRTGKRIDTSQGRGVDGITTINLETAIPCWTYGLPGTRVGGKYKLFCPADLAHGDVGKPPLVPGGAALIYEFEVVRTITF, from the coding sequence ATGAGTCAACCTCGAACCATCAACTCCCGGATCCTCCTTGCGGCGGTTCTCGCATGCGGGGCCTGTTCGCCTCAGCCTGTAACACAGTCGCCTACGACCGATGAGGAGAAGACCTTCTACGCACTCGGACTGCATATTGCCCAGACGTTTTCTCAGTTCGATCTGACCGAAGAAGAGCTTCCCCTCGTTGAAATGGGTTTTCGCGATGGAACTCTGGGCAAAGAGCCCGTCGTATCCGGGGAAGGGTACGGCGGAAAACTGAATGCGATGCTCAAGAAGAGAAGGGCGACGGCGGCAGCCGAAGAGCGCAAACGCTCGGCGGTGTTCTTGTCGCTGCGCGCATCGGATCCGAGTTCCATCAAAGGGGATGAAGGCTGGGTCCGTCAGACGGTCAAAGAGGGTACCGGGTCAGTGATCCGCAAACAGGACATCGTGTCCGTCGTCTACGAAGGCACGCTTCGAACCGGCAAGCGAATCGATACGAGTCAGGGCAGGGGAGTCGACGGGATCACTACGATCAATCTGGAGACCGCGATCCCCTGCTGGACCTACGGCCTTCCGGGAACGCGCGTTGGAGGCAAGTACAAGCTGTTTTGCCCAGCGGACCTCGCCCACGGGGACGTAGGGAAGCCGCCGCTCGTACCCGGTGGGGCCGCCCTGATCTATGAGTTCGAGGTCGTAAGAACGATCACTTTCTAG
- a CDS encoding MBL fold metallo-hydrolase gives MPALPNRPKESELNQWRIGDVTITRVIELETASIGSFVLPDAVPESVQKIDWLKPNFLDADGKLIMSIHALIVESQGKRILVDTCLGNDKKRGVRDWNMRTGPFLQDLAAAGHARESIDRVVCTHLHVDHVGWNTMMLDGKWVPTFPNARYLIGEKEWEYWDKEQGEEFQEIMADSVRPVFDAGLVDLVQADHVLTDEVRLVPTPGHTAGHVSVGISSRGEQAVITGDMIHHPCQMARPDWACAFDYDAEEARKTRLKFLERYADGSVLIVGTHFATPTAGRIVRDGRAYRLDA, from the coding sequence ATGCCGGCGCTTCCCAACCGGCCAAAGGAGTCTGAATTGAACCAGTGGAGAATCGGCGACGTGACGATCACGCGGGTGATCGAACTCGAGACCGCCAGCATCGGTTCATTCGTGCTACCCGATGCCGTTCCCGAAAGCGTGCAGAAGATCGATTGGTTGAAACCGAATTTTCTGGATGCCGACGGCAAGCTCATCATGAGCATCCATGCTCTCATCGTAGAGAGCCAGGGGAAGCGAATCCTCGTAGACACCTGCCTGGGAAACGACAAGAAGCGCGGGGTGCGCGACTGGAACATGCGCACGGGTCCCTTTCTTCAGGATCTTGCGGCGGCCGGTCACGCTCGGGAGAGCATCGACCGGGTCGTCTGTACTCATCTTCATGTCGATCACGTGGGTTGGAATACCATGATGCTCGATGGGAAGTGGGTGCCGACCTTCCCGAATGCCCGCTATTTGATCGGGGAAAAGGAGTGGGAGTACTGGGACAAGGAACAAGGCGAGGAATTCCAGGAGATCATGGCCGACTCGGTGCGACCCGTCTTCGACGCGGGACTCGTCGACCTCGTGCAAGCGGATCACGTCCTCACCGACGAAGTCCGGCTCGTGCCGACTCCGGGACACACGGCGGGACACGTCAGCGTCGGTATCTCATCGCGTGGCGAACAAGCGGTTATCACCGGCGATATGATTCACCATCCCTGTCAGATGGCCCGCCCCGATTGGGCATGTGCTTTCGATTACGACGCCGAGGAGGCCAGGAAGACGCGCCTCAAGTTTCTGGAGCGCTACGCGGATGGCTCGGTTCTGATCGTCGGTACGCATTTCGCCACGCCTACCGCAGGGCGGATCGTGCGTGACGGCCGTGCCTACCGACTCGACGCATAG
- a CDS encoding CoA transferase — translation MTDVVELEPGPLSGVRIVDLSRVIAGPYVGRLFSDMGAEVLKIEPPDGDEVRQIAPKHDRGDSGLWTFANVGKRSLSIDLQKPGASQIVLDLIASSQLVCENFRPGVLERLGLGWDEIHTANPRAVLVSINGFGSDSAWANRRAYAPIVHAVSGILDDQSRFSGQPVVQRNEAHADTIASLHAAVAALAALRTAEATGVGQRVEVPMFDAVLSTYNSLANAFLDPPEDRIMNPIYDAGAHGAIATAGSVQHVWRLLADAQPDLEDPTPEGADLETKVRVRHQAIEAWMTRRPSRESALQRLAESGIACAPVVSLVDAATGSLAKERQLLVEVDDRRGGTRPVVRPPARFSAAENRVRGPAPRRGEHNESVLSEWLGYDSETVRELEERGVLSPPDPV, via the coding sequence ATGACAGATGTGGTGGAGTTGGAACCCGGGCCTCTTTCCGGTGTCCGAATCGTCGACCTGTCCCGTGTGATCGCGGGGCCGTATGTCGGTCGACTGTTCAGCGACATGGGTGCCGAAGTCCTGAAAATCGAGCCGCCCGACGGCGATGAAGTACGGCAGATTGCGCCGAAGCACGACCGCGGAGACTCCGGCCTCTGGACCTTTGCCAATGTCGGCAAGCGTTCGCTCTCGATCGATCTCCAAAAACCGGGCGCTTCGCAGATCGTGCTCGACCTGATCGCGAGCTCTCAACTGGTGTGCGAAAACTTCCGCCCCGGTGTGCTGGAACGACTCGGACTCGGCTGGGACGAGATCCACACGGCCAATCCCCGTGCGGTGCTCGTTTCGATCAACGGTTTTGGAAGCGACTCGGCCTGGGCGAATCGGCGAGCGTATGCGCCGATCGTTCACGCGGTGTCCGGGATCCTCGACGATCAGAGTCGGTTCTCTGGTCAGCCCGTCGTGCAGCGCAACGAGGCGCACGCCGATACGATCGCGTCATTGCACGCCGCGGTTGCTGCTCTCGCTGCCCTTCGGACGGCCGAGGCGACTGGGGTCGGTCAGCGCGTCGAGGTGCCGATGTTCGATGCGGTGTTGAGCACCTACAACTCCCTGGCGAACGCATTTCTGGATCCGCCCGAGGATCGCATCATGAATCCGATCTACGACGCGGGTGCTCACGGAGCGATTGCAACTGCCGGATCGGTGCAACACGTGTGGCGGCTGCTCGCCGATGCACAGCCGGATCTCGAGGACCCGACTCCGGAGGGTGCGGATCTCGAAACCAAGGTGCGTGTTCGCCACCAGGCCATCGAGGCGTGGATGACGCGCCGGCCCTCACGCGAGAGTGCGCTGCAGCGTCTCGCCGAATCGGGCATTGCCTGTGCCCCCGTCGTCTCGCTCGTCGATGCGGCGACCGGAAGCCTCGCGAAAGAACGCCAATTGCTCGTCGAGGTCGACGATCGCCGGGGAGGCACACGACCCGTCGTGCGGCCACCGGCGCGCTTTTCGGCCGCCGAGAATCGAGTGCGTGGACCGGCTCCACGGCGCGGCGAGCACAACGAATCCGTTCTTTCCGAGTGGCTCGGTTACGATAGCGAGACCGTTCGCGAGCTCGAAGAGCGCGGTGTACTGAGCCCCCCGGACCCGGTCTGA